CAATAGATATAAATAATTACCCTGCGATTAAAGCACATTTAGATCAATTTTATTCTCAACTTGAAAAAAGATCAGATAAAGGAGATACACCTTACAACTTAAGGAACTGTGCTTATATGGACGATTTTTTTATGCAGAAAATCATATGGAAAAGAATAGGTTCTATTATACGATTTTCTTTCGATGAAAATCAAAATTACGGACTTGACAGTACTTGTATCTTAACAGGTAATATTAATCTTAAATATTTAGTTCTATTATTGAATTCTAAAATAGGGCATTATCAACTACGTGATGCACCCAAAACAGGAACTGGTGATTTACTTATTAGTGTTCAAGCTATACAACCTTTAAAATTTCCTTTATTTGATAATAAAGATGAATCAAAAGTAGATGATTTATATAATGGGATTAAGAATCAAAGAAAGAATATTGAATCAGATATCAATTATTTTATATATCAAAAATTTGAGTTTGATTCAAATGAAATAGAATTTATAGACTCTCAATAAATTCTATTTCATTTTCATTTAAATTATATAGATTATACAATAAATTATCAATTTTTAAATCCAATTCATCTGTTTTAATTTCATTATTTCTGTATTTATCAATTAGTACATTAATTTCATAATTGATATTATTTGAAACTTCTAATACTTTAATTTTTTCAAAAAAAATCTTACTTAATTCTCTAGTTCCCCCTTGAAGTTCTGGGAAGTTATCCTTAAAACAACATTTAAAAATTTTAGAATTAAAAAATGCAGTCAGATAAGCTATATTTTTCCCAGTGATAATAAAACATTTTTGATTTACATAAACACCATCTAAGTCATATACAAAAGGTAAAAATTTTGTCATATTAGGATATATAATTTTTTGTATAGAAAAATCGTCCCAATAACTTATACTATCTTGGGTTTCAAACCACTTATTATTTGTCTTTTTTCGACTTCCTTTATCTCCAGTTTGTTTTAATCTATCGTATCCAAAACTTAAAAGATGCTCTTTTACAGCAGGATATAGTTCAATATCTATTTTTAGGCTAGGAAAGGTTGTTATAATGTATAAATCCGCAAAATCATAATAATAACGCTTAATATCACGTCCACGTAGTAACGGTCGATTATTTTAATCAGTTTTTTATTGAATAATTAAAGTAGTTTTATTTCTGTATAAAAAAATAGTCTTTATTTTTTTTAGACAATTTCTCATCATTTTTGCAAAAATTTTAATGAAGAATGATTTACGGATACATCAGAGTAAGTACAGACAAACAAACAGTAGAAAATCAACGATTCGAGATCAATCAGTTCTGCGATAATCAACAATTATTCGTAACCAAATGGATAGAAGAAACAATATCAGGCGCCAAGCAAGTAGAAGATCGTAAATTAGGTAAATTATTAAAAAAAATGAAACCTGGCGACATTTTAGTATGTTCCGAATTATCTCGTTTAGGACGTAACTTACTAATGATAATGGGGGTACTAAACGAATGTATGAATAGAGACATACAAGTATGGACTATTAAAGATAATTACAGATTAGGTAGCGACATTAATTCAAAAGTATTAGCTTTTGCTTTTGGTCTTTCTGCTGAAATAGAACGTAATTTAATTTCTCAACGTACCAAAGAAGCTTTAGCACGCAAAAAAGCAGAAGGTGTTATACTTGGACGCCCTAAAGGCAGAAAGTCGTCTAAAACGAAATTAACAGGGCAAGAAAAACAAATTATAGAGTTATTAGAAAAGAATGTTTCATACAGTGCCATTGGTCGCATATTAGGAGTACATAGATTAACAGTAACATCTTTTATAAAAAACAACCCAGAAGTATTAGCATATAAATCAGATTTTTAGGGAATCATCTAAATTATCTAACTATATTTTTAGTTATTAATGTAAAAAAACCTCGCTAGAGTTTTTAAGCGAGGTTTATATTTTATTTTTTTTAATTCGTAAAAGAGGAAGCCTATATATGCTTAATATGCGTATATTTCGTCTAAATCATTTATAAAGTAATCGATACCTCTAATTTCCTCAATAGGATAATCATATAAATTAAAACCTGATATAGGTAATGGATAAATTATTGAATTTTCATTAAGAATACCTGATTGAATCTTTGATCTCAATTCCATTAATAATCTTCCTAAAGCATTTTTTCCTTCAAGAACATTTTTATTATCTGTTGGAATAGCCCCCCAAATATTATCTGTTTTAGAAAATTCAACAATAATCTTATCATTTGTTGATAACAATATGTTAGAAAATTTATTAAAGTTCTGTATTAGTTTTATTTCTAAACACCACCTCATAACTTTAAATTTTATTTTTTCCCAATCTTGACGTACATATTGATTGTATTTACGACTAATTTTTTTTGCATCCATTGGGTTTTGTGTTTTAATTATCTCCTCTTGAATGTTAGGAAATAAAGAAAATTTACAAGCTTGATATAATATTTCAGAACTTTGAATATTAATTTCATTGATAAACAAGGTAAAACCAGGAGACATATTAGATAGTCCACCAAATTTACCATCTGTTTTGGCAAATGTAATTATATCATTATAATCATATTTTCTGAAGTTCGTGTCCATGTTGCTAAATTAATGAATAATTATTAGTTATCCTCTATTTGCAACTGAAAATAATGGTTTCCAGTTGTGACCTGAAACTTCCCACCAATATACTAATGGTGAGTTGTTTGGAATGTTTCTCCACGTAAAAAAATGTGTACCTAATCCAAATATTTTATAATTTGGATTAATTAAACCTAGAGGTCTTATATTTGGCTTCACATCGCCTTGTATCATGTTTATAATGTCAATTCCTTTTTCTATTAATATATTTTCAAAATTAATTCTATTTTCAGGAGTTGTAAAAAATACTTCTTTAACTGGAGTGTTAATTTTTCGATAAGCATAATCTTCATACTTAGTAGCATCAAGATTTTCTAAATACCTGTTAATTTTACTATTAGCTAATTTGATTGGCCGAGCAACATTTAAGGATTGATGATTAAACTTGGCGTGATTTTGAACTTCATAATTCCAAAACCAATTAATCTTTTTTGAAATTTTTTCTGAAAGTGTCGGTGTTTTTGAAATTCTAAATTTCTGAAATTCAAATCCCCAAATATGCATACAAAAGACACTAATAGATAAATTTATTTCATTATTTTCTAGTTTTTGCGCGAATGATATTTCTTTATCATCTTTTGTGATTAAAAATTCTACGCAATGCTTGCCAATGGTACTTCCAGAAGCTAAAACATCATCAAAATATATATAATTTTTTTTAGGGTAATCAATATATTTTTTATAGGATTCTTGATAGTTCTCCATTAGAACTTCTTCAAGTAAATTTAAAATTGCTGGTTGACTTTTATGTGGTAATTGACAA
This portion of the Empedobacter stercoris genome encodes:
- a CDS encoding TaqI-like C-terminal specificity domain-containing protein, with product MKRYYYDFADLYIITTFPSLKIDIELYPAVKEHLLSFGYDRLKQTGDKGSRKKTNNKWFETQDSISYWDDFSIQKIIYPNMTKFLPFVYDLDGVYVNQKCFIITGKNIAYLTAFFNSKIFKCCFKDNFPELQGGTRELSKIFFEKIKVLEVSNNINYEINVLIDKYRNNEIKTDELDLKIDNLLYNLYNLNENEIEFIESL
- a CDS encoding master DNA invertase Mpi family serine-type recombinase — translated: MIYGYIRVSTDKQTVENQRFEINQFCDNQQLFVTKWIEETISGAKQVEDRKLGKLLKKMKPGDILVCSELSRLGRNLLMIMGVLNECMNRDIQVWTIKDNYRLGSDINSKVLAFAFGLSAEIERNLISQRTKEALARKKAEGVILGRPKGRKSSKTKLTGQEKQIIELLEKNVSYSAIGRILGVHRLTVTSFIKNNPEVLAYKSDF
- a CDS encoding NADAR family protein; its protein translation is MDTNFRKYDYNDIITFAKTDGKFGGLSNMSPGFTLFINEINIQSSEILYQACKFSLFPNIQEEIIKTQNPMDAKKISRKYNQYVRQDWEKIKFKVMRWCLEIKLIQNFNKFSNILLSTNDKIIVEFSKTDNIWGAIPTDNKNVLEGKNALGRLLMELRSKIQSGILNENSIIYPLPISGFNLYDYPIEEIRGIDYFINDLDEIYAY
- a CDS encoding phosphoribosyltransferase-like protein; protein product: MNELANNIYEIIKDYRNHDGIYITPDYIIEWANQFGGDALLVLTELNKILPETYISRDKAKQNILSHLESYLKLYSYTNITTFLIETQFIDCQLPHKSQPAILNLLEEVLMENYQESYKKYIDYPKKNYIYFDDVLASGSTIGKHCVEFLITKDDKEISFAQKLENNEINLSISVFCMHIWGFEFQKFRISKTPTLSEKISKKINWFWNYEVQNHAKFNHQSLNVARPIKLANSKINRYLENLDATKYEDYAYRKINTPVKEVFFTTPENRINFENILIEKGIDIINMIQGDVKPNIRPLGLINPNYKIFGLGTHFFTWRNIPNNSPLVYWWEVSGHNWKPLFSVANRG